One Deinococcus carri genomic window carries:
- a CDS encoding adenylate kinase, translating to MRRIVVIGTTGSGKTTLARALAGRLGVPHGEQDAWNHLPGWQEAPLAQFRAQVDAFTARPTWVMDGNYSKARDIGWARADTLVWLDYPAQVVFWRLLTRTLRRILTRQPLWNGNREHLRNMVKPDSPLPWFFRTHWRRRRETPELLAASSHLRVVRLRTPREAARWLASLNPEDVAAVRV from the coding sequence ATGCGCCGCATCGTGGTGATCGGAACGACGGGAAGTGGCAAGACGACGCTGGCCCGCGCCCTGGCCGGGCGGCTGGGCGTGCCCCACGGCGAGCAGGACGCCTGGAACCACCTCCCCGGCTGGCAGGAGGCCCCGCTGGCGCAGTTCCGCGCCCAGGTGGACGCCTTTACCGCCCGGCCCACCTGGGTGATGGACGGCAACTACAGCAAGGCGCGCGACATCGGCTGGGCCAGGGCCGACACGCTGGTCTGGCTGGACTACCCCGCGCAGGTCGTGTTCTGGCGGCTGCTGACGCGCACGCTGCGGCGCATCCTGACGCGGCAGCCCCTCTGGAACGGGAACCGCGAACATCTGCGCAATATGGTGAAGCCCGACTCGCCGCTGCCGTGGTTTTTCAGGACTCACTGGCGCAGGCGGCGCGAGACGCCGGAACTGCTGGCCGCCTCTTCCCACCTGCGGGTCGTGCGGCTGAGGACCCCGCGCGAGGCGGCC
- a CDS encoding NADH-quinone oxidoreductase subunit 15, whose translation MAHAQDGLLYTQWVELLGWLEAEAGARGLGFEKVADFPDYIYRMERPYDLPTTVMSVALTAGGQPLLLAAVSPRHVDLKGISLRLMGGSKHWHLHAGTAGLLEGKRPFTRERLGVLLGGAVRGVA comes from the coding sequence ATGGCACACGCACAGGATGGACTGCTGTACACGCAGTGGGTCGAACTGCTGGGCTGGCTGGAGGCCGAGGCGGGCGCGCGCGGCCTGGGCTTCGAGAAGGTCGCGGACTTCCCCGACTACATCTACCGCATGGAGCGCCCCTACGACCTGCCCACCACGGTCATGAGCGTGGCCCTGACGGCGGGCGGGCAACCACTGCTGCTGGCCGCCGTCAGCCCCCGCCACGTGGACCTGAAGGGCATCTCCCTGCGCCTGATGGGCGGCAGCAAACACTGGCACCTGCACGCGGGCACGGCGGGCCTGCTGGAAGGCAAGCGGCCCTTCACCCGCGAGCGGCTGGGGGTGCTGCTGGGCGGTGCGGTGCGGGGAGTGGCGTAG